In a single window of the Littorina saxatilis isolate snail1 linkage group LG5, US_GU_Lsax_2.0, whole genome shotgun sequence genome:
- the LOC138967493 gene encoding inositol hexakisphosphate kinase 1-like — MRLQERVGPKLGSNPVPLEPFGHQVAGQASMLAVDTTTVCKPLIPREHHLYRTLPPQLLPFTPQYKGVLYVQLEEEEDGHLRLWGYRPETSDDNSTAQEASTKGTPVPAPSMEEQENGREDNGREEDRDLNPLDWSSGASTPVSSGSELDMPSAVEAEQTGQPSRPSTGCIVRVKQDGEYEVKAGGTTDNRFLMASDNDAKTQAEAVTQPLNPWGLNLHRRLLDKMRKSSMPSAAGCPFLTLENVVARFTRPCILDLKVGSRLHGDDASQKKIASQSHKCNITTSRTLGLRLCGMQVYQDTTGAYKSLDKYYGRTLTEETFYHVLRDFLHNGQELRVELLGPILARLNALLTCLKKLKSFRFYASSLLIMYDGLSPSREHNSVSEKDTSKTKDSDANKMVRESRTEQGAQTQSKLAKVKGDSLLSETSYSPSQASSTDTVVPSSSSQASTSTITDSSPRRDNGPSCQFSVNGNAVSEAVVDVRMIDFAHTTHRGFHDDAIQHEGPDRDYLWGLQNLIDLFSQLKAEYS, encoded by the exons ATGCGGCTACAAGAGCGGGTGGGGCCCAagctgggttcgaacccagtgCCCCTCGAGCCCTTCGGACACCAGGTGGCAGGCCAGGCCTCTATGCTGGCAGTGGACACCACCACCGTGTGTAAACCGCTGATACCTCGCGAGCACCACCTCTACCGCACTCTGCCTCCCCAGCTGCTGCCTTTTACGCCACAGTATAAAG GAGTGCTGTACGTTCAGctggaagaggaggaggatggACACCTCAGGCTGTGGGGGTATCGTCCAGAGACTTCCGACGACAACAGCACGGCCCAGGAAGCCAGCACCAAAGGCACCCCAGTTCCGGCACCAAGCATGGAGGAGCAGGAGAACGGGAGGGAGGATAACGGGAGGGAGGAGGACCGAGATCTCAATCCGCTGGATTGGAGCAGTGGGGCGTCGACGCCAGTTTCGTCTGGCAGTGAACTGGACATGCCGTCGGCTGTGGAAGCCGAGCAGACCGGTCAGCCCTCCAGGCCTTCAACTGG ATGCATTGTGCGAGTCAAGCAGGATGGGGAATATGAAGTAAAAGCTGGCGGCACAACAGACAACCGATTTCTTATGGCTTCTGATAATGATGCCAAGACACAGGCGGAAGCGGTGACACAGCCACTGAATCCGTGGGGTTTGAACCTGCACAGACGCCTGCTTGACAAGATGAGAAAATCTTCTATGCCTTCTGCCGCTGGTTGTC CGTTCTTAACCCTGGAGAACGTTGTGGCTCGTTTTACACGACCTTGCATACTTGACCTGAAGGTCGGTTCTCGTCTCCACGGTGACGATGCCAGCCAGAAGAAGATTGCCAGCCAGTCTCACAAGTGCAACATTACCACGTCAAGAACTCTAGGCTTGCGTCTGTGTGGCATGCAG GTTTACCAAGACACCACGGGAGCCTACAAGAGCCTGGACAAGTACTACGGACGGACGCTGACCGAGGAAACTTTCTACCACGTTCTTCGTGACTTCCTCCACAACGGGCAAGAGCTGCGGGTGGAGCTTCTCGGACCCATTCTGGCTCGCCTGAACGCTCTCCTCACCTGCCTCAAAAAACTCAAATCCTTCAGGTTCTATGCCAGCTCCTTGCTCATCATGTACGATGGGTTGAGTCCCAGCCGTGAGCACAACTCAGTGAGTGAGAAGGACACGTCCAAGACAAAAGACAGCGATGCAAATAAAATGGTGAGAGAGAGTCGTACGGAACAAGGAGCGCAGACTCAGTCCAAACTCGCCAAAGTTAAAGGTGATTCGTTATTGAGTGAGACATCGTACAGTCCGAGCCAGGCAAGCTCGACGGACACGGTTGTTCCTTCGTCTTCTTCGCAGGCTTCCACCTCCACCATCACGGACAGTTCACCTAGGCGTGACAACGGGCCCAGCTGCCAGTTTAGCGTCAACGGAAACGCGGTCTCCGAAGCTGTGGTGGATGTACGCATGATCGACTTCGCTCACACCACACACAGGGGTTTCCATGACGATGCGATCCAACACGAAGGGCCCGACAGGGACTATTTATGGGGACTGCAGAATCTAATCGACCTGTTCTCACAGCTAAAGGCGGAATACAGTTGA
- the LOC138967480 gene encoding uncharacterized protein (The sequence of the model RefSeq protein was modified relative to this genomic sequence to represent the inferred CDS: added 184 bases not found in genome assembly): MEVIRNSAEPFLPPPVQALHVNHRVNHHNRHHRRQSDDIHHHRQHQHHHHHHQQQEQLQQQQQQHSSSPHRPQKPQQHTQQPKMNSESSTPVSSQAHLEPFCHQVAGQSLVFRYDRHTICKSLIPREHQFYKTLPDVLIPHVPEYRGVVDIPLNGGEENGGEAAEGGATHPLTTRRLLDKVARPSQADDNVYHFILLENIVADLKRPCILDLKMGTRQHGDDAPAPKVAYQVNKCRTTTSSQLGVRMCGMKMYQPTAGEYVQVDKAEGRRLGKDGFREAMRNFLFNGRHIRRDLIPSLLHRLRNLQTAIAELPSYRFYSSSLLVVYDGADDMCDCLHSVPCGSDCGVIETRTPCCGYENENDCRCGSNGMPYFDQDKDNARSPLDLNRVYRDETTTTCESEWILRRDSSPHEEDGSSYSDSDSDGLSSANTNSTGLSVVTDDSEALDVQQYRQSNGHGVVNITTTVQNGIQEPETSLPKKSSDFSKGDCAQYNQMSSSKMSTRNCQRCDLALHKSAQKGVSVPNTCVPTDTNLQEGVTQKSDSGVKTFSPESLAGFGCGCSSGGKVDVRMVDFAHTTFDGFPGDNVVHSGTDHGYLLGLQTLIDTFEHLYTSDSH; encoded by the exons aacaacaacactcatcaTCACCACACCGCCCTCAAAAACCTCAACAGCATACACAACAACCGAAGATGAACTCAGAATCCAGTACACCCGTGAGCAGCCAAGCTCATCTGGAACCGTTTTGCCACCAGGTGGCGGGACAGTCGCTTGTGTTTCGTTACGACCGTCACACCATCTGCAAGTCGCTCATCCCGCGAGAGCATCAGTTCTACAAGACGCTACCAGACGTTCTCATCCCACACGTTCCTGAGTACAGAG GTGTTGTGGACATCCCGCTGAACGGTGGGGAGGAGAACGGGGGAGAAGCAGCAGAGGGGGGAGCCACACATCCTCTGACCACGCGCCGTCTGCTGGACAAAGTGGCAAGGCCTAGCCAAGCTGACGACAACGTCTATc ACTTTATCTTGCTGGAGAATATCGTGGCAGACCTCAAACGTCCATGTATTCTGGACTTAAAAATGGGCACTAGACAACACGGGGACGACGCCCCGGCCCCAAAGGTGGCGTACCAGGTCAACAAATGTCGCACCACGACTTCTTCCCAGCTTGGTGTGCGTATGTGTGGAATGAAG atGTACCAGCCCACCGCTGGCGAATACGTTCAAGTCGATAAGGCAGAAGGCCGGCGCTTGGGCAAGGACGGCTTCCGCGAAGCGATGCGCAACTTCCTGTTCAACGGACGTCACATCCGGAGAGACTTGATTCCCTCCCTTTTGCATCGACTTCGAAACCTTCAAACGGCGATTGCTGAACTTCCATCCTACAGGTTCTATTCCAGTTCTTTGCTTGTCGTGTATGATGGGGCTGATGATATGTGTGATTGCCTTCATTCTGTGCCCTGTGGTTCAGATTGTGGGGTTATCGAGACAAGGACGCCTTGCTGTGGTTATGAGAATGAAAATGATTGTCGTTGTGGATCAAATGGGATGCCTTATTTTGACCAAGACAAGGACAATGCCAGGTCCCCTCTTGATCTAAATCGGGTCTACCGGGACGAGACTACGACTACTTGTGAAAGCGAATGGATTCTGCGGAGAGATTCGTCACCCCACGAGGAGGATGGCAGTAGTTATTCAGATAGTGATAGCGATGGCTTGTCGTCCGCAAACACCAACAGCACAGGACTGTCGGTTGTTACTGATGACTCGGAGGCCTTGGATGTGCAGCAGTATCGCCAGTCAAATGGCCATGGGGTGGTCAACATAACAACAACTGTCCAGAATGGAATCCAAGAACCCGAAACCAGTTTGCCAAAGAAGAGTTCAGATTTTTCCAAAGGAGATTGTGCTCAATATAACCAAATGTCGTCGAGTAAAATGTCGACGAGAAATTGTCAAAGATGTGATTTAGCTTTGCACAAAAGTGCTCAGAAGGGTGTGAGCGTTCCGAATACATGTGTTCCAACGGACACAAATCTTCAAGAAGGTGTTACTCAGAAGTCTGACTCGGGTGTAAAGACATTCTCACCTGAATCGTTAGCAGGATTTGGGTGTGGCTGTAGTAGTGGTGGGAAGGTTGACGTTCGCATGGTGGACTTCGCTCATACGACTTTCGATGGGTTTCCAGGTGATAACGTCGTCCATTCTGGTACTGACCACGGCTACCTGCTGGGTCTGCAGACCCTCATTGACACCTTTGAACACCTGTACACATCAGACAGCCATTAA